In a genomic window of Anser cygnoides isolate HZ-2024a breed goose chromosome 28, Taihu_goose_T2T_genome, whole genome shotgun sequence:
- the LOC136787250 gene encoding coiled-coil domain-containing protein 81-like: MEGCWSVTITSDLTSAFPVLLQLSPKETEAIWDAVSKYILEELKRDKGVRVAGLGTFAVVQEQFHSKEEPLLVRRPFFELDIDELWLEEIYCPTELLPDGVKIEPLNYVQLSQATSFPLHVVKNCVQETILLYCFLLRSKEHVPFAFRDIGVLTCKDGFLCMKFYLDCVKRLESTADLVALLHSRMWPAHLTAFSGETTARGIPMFPRFHLTVRRRPEAKASTTSQEEAAGERRIRRVSECHPGKLLQRRKRLSDPILTSWEPGTRQQDVEKKPSTSVLPPCPGSSPGTKRTDRQETAPEAMSTTTALPAPEASRRALQEVWNLSSQWDQTDCSWPTYQKLQEQARAEMAAWEAWSDGEDQQIPQRFNSQHAWTPHPPAQPRSKEVRRRWRKAENPAPAEELGAAAKLERLQPDRLSPRARQVLERLEPHRHQQSVFRNVAEANRLRQEQQQQLPCARCWYRSGGEGAGNGASSSGALSKGAGTLPRFPPLNGK, from the exons ATGGAGGGCTGCTGGAGTGTGACCATCACCTCTGATCTGActtctgcattcccagtgctcctgcagctctcccccaaag AGACTGAGGCTATCTGGGATGCTGTATCCAAGTACATCCTGGAAGAGCTGAAGCGGGATAAG GGCGTTCGGGTTGCGGGACTCGGGACCTTTGCTGTTGTCCAAGAGCAATTCCATAGCAAAGAAGAGCCGCTCTTGGTTCGAAGGCCTTTCTTCGAGCTAGACATCGACGAGTTGTGGCTGGAGGAGATCTACTGTCCCACTGAGCTCCTCCCTG ATGGTGTCAAGATCGAGCCGCTGAACTACGTGCAGCTATCACAAGCCACCTCCTTCCCACTGCACGTGGTGAAGAACTGTGTGCAAGAGACCATCCTGTTGTACTGCTTCCTCCTGAGGAGCAAGGAGCACGTCCCCTTTGCCTTCAGGGACATTGGTGTTCTGACGTGCAAAGATGGTTTCCTCTGCATGAAGTTTTATCTAGACTGCGTCAAACGTCTGGAGAGCACTGCGGACCTGGTCGCACTGCTCCACAGT AGAATGTGGCCGGCACATCTGACCGCCTTCAGTGGAGAGACCACCGCTCGTGGGATCCCGATGTTCCCAAG GTTTCATCTGACTGTGAGGAGAAGGCCAGAGGCCAAAGCTTCCACCACCTCAcaggaggaagctgcaggagaGCGCAGGATCAGAAGAG TTTCAGAGTGCCATCCTGgcaagctgctgcagaggaggaagaggctttcCGACCCCATCCTGACAAGCTGGGAGCCGGGCACAAGGCAGCAAGATGTGGAGAAGAAGCCGTCTACCAG CGTGCTCCCCCCGTGTCCAGGCAGCTCCCCCGGGACGAAGAGGACAGACAGGCAGGAAACAGCTCCTGAAGCCATGTCCACCACCACTGCACTCCCTGCTCCTGAAGCCTCCAGGAGAGCGCTGCAG gaggTCTGGAACCTGTCTTCACAGTGGGACCAAACAGACTGCTCATGGCCCACGTACCAAAAGCTACAAGAACAAGCCCGGGCAGAAATGGCTGCATGGGAAGCCTGGTCTGATGGGGAGGACCAACAGATACCCCAG CGATTCAACAGCCAACATGCTTGGACCCCCCatcctccagcccagcccaggagcaAGGAGGtcaggaggaggtggaggaaggctgagaaccctgccccagcagaggagttgggagcagcagccaagcTGGAGAGACTCCAGCCTGA CCGCCTTTCCCCACGAGCACGCCAAGTTTTGGAAAGGTTGGAGCCGCATCGCCATCAACAAAGCGTATTCAGAAATGTTGCGGAGGCAAACCGGCTGCggcaagagcagcagcagcagctcccctg CGCTAGATGCTGGTACCgcagtggaggggaaggtgctgggaacggtgccagcagcagcggAGCTCTGAGCAAAGGGGCTGGGACGCTCCCCCGCTTTCCACCcctgaatggaaaataa
- the LOC136787254 gene encoding olfactory receptor 14C36-like, producing the protein MPNSSSISEFLLLPFADTRELQLLHFALFLGIYLAALLGNGLILTAVACDHRLHTPMYFFLLNLALLDLGCISTTLPKAMANSLWDTRAISYTGCVAQLFLFLFFLSAEYSLLTIMAYDRYVAICKPLRYGSLLGSRACAQMAAAAWGTAFFNALLHTANTFSLPLCQGNVMDQFFCEIPQILKLSCSDAYLREAGLLTFISFLGVECFVFVLFSYVQIFRAVLRMPSEQGRHKAFSTCLPHVAVVSLFVSTGIFAYMNPSSISSPSLNLVVAVLYSVLPPVLNPFIYSMRNQELKNSIWKLLTRCLSVTTDCFPFSADDSPCMS; encoded by the coding sequence atgcccaacagcagctccatcagcgagttcctcctcctgccattcgcagacacgcgggagctgcagctcctgcacttcgcgctcttcctgggcatctacctggctgccctcctgggcaacggcctcatcctcaccgccgtagcctgcgaccaccgcctccacacccccatgtacttcttcctcctcaacctcgccctcctcgacctgggctgcatctccaccactctccccaaggccatggccaattccctctgggacaccagggccatttcctataCAGGATGTGTTGCACAGctctttctatttctattcttcctctcagcagagtattctcttctcaccatcatggcctatgaccgctacgttgccatctgcaagcccctgcgctatgggagcctcctgggcagcagagcttgtgcccagatggcagcagctgcctggggtaCTGCTTTTTTCAATGCTCTgttgcacactgccaatacattttcactgcctctctgccaaggcaatgtcatggaccagttcttctgtgaaatcccccagatcctcaagctttcctgctcagatgcctacctcagggaagctgGGCTTCTCACGTTCATTTCCTTTTTAGGGGTTGAGTGTTTTGTTTTCGTTCTTTTCTCTTATGTGCAGATCTttagggctgtgctgaggatgccctctgagcagggacggcacaaagctttttccacatgcctccctcacgtggccgtggtctccctctttgtCAGCACCGGAATTTTTGCCTACATGAACCCCTCCtccatttcttccccatccctgaacctggtggtggcagttctgtactccgTGCTGCCTCCAGTATTGAACcccttcatctacagcatgaggaaccaggagctcaagaatTCAATATGGAAACTCCTAACAAGGTGTTTATCAGTGACCAcagactgttttcctttttctgcgGATGACTCTCCGTGTATGTCGTGA
- the LOC136787251 gene encoding olfactory receptor 14A16-like, with the protein MSNSSSITEFLLLAFADTRELQLLHFALFLAIYLAALLGNGLILTAVACDPRLHTPMYFFLLNLALLDLGCISTTLTKAMANSLWDTRAISYSGCAAQVFIFLFLMSAEYFILNVMSYDRYVAICKPLHYATLLGIRACAQMAAAAWGSGVLYALLHTANTFSLPLCQGNAMDQFFCEIPQIFRLSCSNSYMREVALLILSGFLFLGCFVFIVLSYVQIFRAVLRIPSQQGRHKAFSTCLPHLAVVSLFISTGIFSYLKPLSLSSPSLNVVVAVLYSVMPPAVNPLIYSMRNQELKDALRKVISWTFFRSDKIFLSLHE; encoded by the coding sequence atgtccaacagcagctccatcaccgagttcctcctgctggcattcgcagacacgcgggagctgcagctcctgcacttcgcgcttttcctggccatctacctggctgccctcctgggcaacggcctcatcctcaccgccgtagcctgcgacccccgcctccacacccccatgtacttcttcctcctcaacctcgccctcctcgacctgggctgcatctccaccactctcaccaaagccatggccaattccctctgggacaccagggccatttcctactcagggtgtgctgcacaggtctttatttttctcttcctgatgtcAGCAGAGTATTTTATTCTCAACGTCATGTCttacgaccgctacgttgccatctgcaagcctcTGCACTATGCGACCCTTCTGGGCatcagagcttgtgcccagatggcagcagctgcctggggcagtggggttctctatgctctgctgcacacagccaatacattttcactgcccctctgccaaggcaatgctatggaccagttcttctgtgaaatcccccagatttTCAGGCTCTCCTGCTCAAATTCCTACATGAGGGAAGTTGCACTCCTCATATTgagtggttttctgtttttggggtgttttgttttcattgtgctctcctatgtgcagattttcagggccgtgctgaggatcccctctcagcagggacggcacaaagccttttccacatgtctccctcacctggccgtggtctccctgtttattAGCACAGGAATTTtttcctacctgaagccccTCTCCCTGTCCTCCCCATCCTTGAATGTcgtggtggcagttctgtactcggtgatGCCgccagcagtgaaccccctcatctacagcatgaggaaccaggagctgaaggaTGCCCTGAGGAAAGTGATTTCGTggacatttttcagaagtgataaaattttcctctctctccacGAATGA
- the LOC136787239 gene encoding olfactory receptor 14J1-like, with protein sequence MSNSSSITEFLLLTFADTRELQLLHFALFLAIYLAALLGNGLILTAVACDQRLHIPMYFFLLNLALLDLGCISTTLPKAMANSLWDTRAISYSGCAAQVFFFFLFSAEYSLLTIMSYDRYVAICKPLHYGTLLGSRACAQMAAAAWSCGFFNAVLHTADTFSLPLCRGNAVDQFFCEIPQILKLSCIDSYLREVGFLMFSAFLGFGCFVFIMLSYVQIFMAVLRMPSEQGLHKIFSTCLPHLFVVSLFLSTVIFGYLKTPSISSPSLDLVVAVLYSVVPPVVNPLIYSIRNKELRDAVRKVASWMFLNTDKFLLFLQK encoded by the coding sequence atgtccaacagcagctccatcaccgagttcctcctcctgacatttgcagacacgcgggagctgcagctcctgcacttcgcgctcttcctggccatctacctggctgccctcctgggcaacggcctcatcctcaccgccgtagcctgcgaccagcgcctccacatccccatgtacttcttcctcctcaacctcgccctcctcgacctgggctgcatctccaccactctccccaaagccatggccaattccctctgggacaccagggccatttcctactcagggtgtgctgcacaggtctttttcttctttctgttttcagcagagtattctcttctcaccattatgtcctacgaccgctacgttgccatctgcaagcccctgcactacgggaccctcctgggcagcagagcttgtgcccagatggcagcagctgcctggagcTGTGGTTTTTTCAACGCTGTGCTGCACACCGCtgatacattttccctgcccctctgccgaggcaatgctgtggaccagttcttctgtgaaatcccccagatcctcaagctctcctgcatagactcctacctcagggaagttggatTTCTCATGTTCAGCGCTTTTTTGgggtttggctgttttgttttcatcatgctgtcctatgtgcagataTTCATGGCAGTGCTAAGGATGCCCTCGGAGCAGGGCCTGCACAAAATCTTCtccacatgcctccctcacctgtttgtggtctccctgtttctcagcactgtcATATTTGGCTACCTGAAgaccccctccatctcttccccatccctggatctggtggtggcagttctgtactcggtggtgcctccagtagtgaaccccctcatctacagcataaGAAACAAGGAGCTCAGAGATGCTGTTAGAAAAGTAGCTTCATGGATGTTTCTGAATACTGAtaaatttctcctctttctccaaaagTGA